One genomic segment of Pseudorca crassidens isolate mPseCra1 chromosome X, mPseCra1.hap1, whole genome shotgun sequence includes these proteins:
- the KLHL34 gene encoding kelch-like protein 34: MSYFLSYCKAHGGALLTGYQALRAEGFLCDVTLEAEGSEFPAHRSLLACSSDYFRALFKSHTRESRAPVIHLHVPSAAGLQRLLDFIYTAWLPLSMDTVEDTLEAASYLQVTEALGLCGRYLERQLAPDNCCFAANMAARFGLVHTLGVAERCIVSHLRELLARGAGPAGLLELNPASLRAVLGAPDVARVPEARLLGLALAWLRQEPEAERLAHCAALLERVRFGLVPTDVLRRVYSGSGLTLPSRVKGLIIQALNYHTSPSRQPLMQGEQTSVRSPQTRILLVGGCRGREVVTEEVVAPRRAARGRGAAAEPEEEEEEEEQVEEEEEWELTQDVVAFDGYNHRWRSLTRLPAPLLGHSVCAAGNFLFVLGGETPSGGGSSPTANGLRAVTAEVHRYDPRFHAWTTVPAMREARAHFWCGAVGEGLLAVGGLGAGGEALASVEMYDLRWDRWTAAGALPRALHGHAGAVGNCGVVYVSGGKAGRGEGGANSLRDLFSLGPGEQAWSKRAPMGTARFGHHMAALRGALFAFLGRYEPFSEIERYDPGTDQWTRLRPLPYDRFCYGLAVVDETVLLLGGLKWQDSRQVPTRNVVGYDLDLDRWEDTGCALPWAWSGLQCAVLQLAEGGDEEREGEPGEAPDLVLGLMGQ, translated from the coding sequence ATGAGTTACTTCCTGTCTTACTGCAAAGCTCATGGCGGCGCGCTGCTCACCGGCTACCAGGCCCTGCGCGCCGAGGGCTTTCTGTGCGACGTGACTCTGGAGGCCGAGGGCAGCGAGTTCCCGGCGCACAGGTCGCTCCTCGCGTGTTCCAGCGACTACTTCAGGGCCCTGTTCAAGAGCCACACCCGGGAATCCCGGGCGCCCGTGATCCACCTGCATGTGCCGTCAGCGGCCGGCCTGCAGCGCCTGCTGGACTTCATCTACACCGCCTGGCTGCCGCTCTCCATGGACACCGTGGAGGACACGCTGGAGGCCGCCAGCTACCTGCAGGTCACCGAGGCCCTGGGGTTGTGCGGCCGCTACCTGGAGCGCCAGCTAGCCCCTGATAACTGCTGCTTCGCCGCCAACATGGCGGCGCGCTTCGGCCTGGTGCACACGCTGGGCGTGGCCGAGCGCTGCATTGTGAGCCACCTGCGGGAGCTGCTGGCGCGGGGCGCGGGCCCCGCCGGGCTGCTGGAGCTCAACCCCGCGTCGCTGAGGGCCGTGCTGGGTGCCCCTGACGTGGCACGCGTGCCCGAGGCCCGGCTGCTGGGCCTGGCTCTGGCCTGGCTGCGGCAGGAGCCCGAGGCTGAACGGCTGGCCCACTGCGCCGCGCTGCTCGAGCGCGTCCGCTTCGGCCTGGTGCCCACCGACGTGCTGCGCCGCGTTTACTCGGGCTCCGGCCTCACCCTGCCCTCCCGGGTCAAGGGCCTCATCATCCAGGCCCTCAACTACCACACGTCGCCCTCCCGCCAGCCGCTCATGCAGGGCGAGCAGACCAGCGTCCGGAGCCCCCAAACCCGCATCTTGTTGGTCGGGGGGTGCAGGGGGCGGGAGGTGGTGACCGAGGAGGTCGTGGCCCCCCGGCGGGCAGCCAGGGGGAGGGGCGCCGCGGCGGAGCccgaggaagaggaggaggaagaggagcaggtggaggaggaggaggagtgggAGCTTACCCAGGACGTGGTGGCCTTTGACGGGTACAACCACCGCTGGCGCAGCCTCACGCGGCTGCCCGCTCCGCTACTGGGACACAGCGTGTGCGCCGCGGGCAACTTCCTGTTCGTCCTCGGCGGGGAGACCCCGTCGGGCGGCGGCTCCTCCCCCACAGCCAACGGCCTGCGGGCGGTCACGGCCGAAGTGCACCGTTATGACCCGCGCTTCCACGCTTGGACAACTGTGCCCGCTATGCGGGAAGCGCGGGCCCATTTCTGGTGCGGCGCCGTGGGTGAGGGACTCCTGGCCGTCGGGGGCCTGGGCGCGGGCGGCGAAGCGCTGGCTTCAGTGGAGATGTACGACCTGCGCTGGGACCGCTGGACGGCGGCCGGGGCGCTGCCGCGGGCCCTGCACGGCCACGCGGGGGCTGTCGGGAACTGCGGCGTCGTGTATGTCTCCGGGGGCAAGGCGGGGAGAGGCGAGGGCGGCGCGAACAGCCTCCGGGACTTGTTCTCCCTGGGCCCCGGGGAGCAGGCGTGGAGCAAGAGGGCGCCTATGGGCACGGCCCGCTTCGGGCACCACATGGCCGCACTGCGCGGCGCGCTGTTCGCCTTTCTGGGGCGCTACGAGCCCTTCTCCGAAATCGAGCGCTACGACCCCGGCACCGACCAGTGGACTCGGCTGCGGCCGCTACCCTACGACCGCTTCTGCTATGGGCTGGCCGTGGTCGACGAGACGGTGCTGCTGCTGGGAGGCCTGAAGTGGCAGGACTCACGCCAGGTGCCTACCCGCAACGTGGTGGGTTATGACCTCGACCTGGACCGCTGGGAGGACACTGGCTGCGCGCTGCCTTGGGCCTGGAGCGGCCTGCAGTGCGCAGTGCTGCAGCTGGCCGAGGGTGGGGacgaggagagggagggagagcctGGAGAGGCGCCAGATTTAGTGCTGGGCTTAATGGGTCAGTGA